Below is a window of Fluviibacter phosphoraccumulans DNA.
CTGTGTTTTTTCGTTTTCAATGATTCGCGCCGGGTTACCGACTGCTGTCGCGCCTGCCGGGATATCCTTGACGACTACCGCATCACTCCCTACGCGCGCGCCTGCGCCTATCGTAATGGGACCCAGGACCTTGGCGCCCGCCCCAACGACAACACCAGACTTCAAAGTCGGATGGCGACGGCCTTTGTTCCAGCTCGTCCCCCCCAGCGTTACCCCGTGGTAGAGCGTGACATCGTCTTCAATAATGGCGGTTTCACCGATCACGACGCCCATCCCATGATCAATGAAGAAACGGCGACCAATCGTTGCTCCCGGATGGATTTCGATGCCGGTCAAAAAACGTGAAATATGCGAGATGAAACGCGCCAACCAGTAAAAATGCCAGGTCCAGAGACGATGTGCCACGCGATGAAACACCATGGCGTGGACCCCTGGGTAGCAAGTCACAATCTCTAAGGTTGAGCGCGCGGCAGGATCTCGATCAAATATTGACCGAATGTCTTCACGAATAGACTTGAAAATGGGCATCTAACCGGCTGATTTTGAGTGAGTTGGCAAAATTAAACTGGGGTTTCGTTGAGGCCTCATTGTACTAATCCCGAGTTTTTTAATCAACCTTAATGCCTTGGCTTAACGCCGCAACAACACCCCGCAGAATATTGACCTCATCCGTTTCCAGATGCGTCCGTTCGAATATGCGTCGGATTTTGGGCATCAGACGCCGGGGACGCATCGGGTCATGAAAACCCACTTGAATGAGTGCGGCTTCTAACTGCCCATAAAAGCCTTCGACCGCATCGACGGTGGCCAGCGCCGATGCGTATCGGGTGGCACCACTATTGACAGCGGATTGGCTACCAGACGCCTCCCGCAACAGATACGTCATGATTTGGACGGCTGCCCCCAGATTCAAGGAACCATAATCCGGATTCGTAGCAATACTGACCTCTGCTCGACAGCGCTGCAATTCTTCATTGGTCAAGCCATTGGTCTCATTACCAAAAACAAATGCCGAACAAGCACCAACCGCGCCGCCCTGCTGCCAAATTGCCTTAGCCGTTGCAACCGCCGCTCTGGGCGACATGGGCTCAGGGCCCAATTCCCGTGCACGTACCGTCATACCAAAGGCCCCCGTACAACCGATCAGTGCCTCATCCAGGCTGGCAACGATTTGACAGGTATTGACCAGGTCTGCCGCACCCGAAGCGCGCCGAACAGCCACTGCATCAATCTCGCACAAGGGGTTGACCAGAAAAAGCTGTGTACCGCTCACCAGCGACATGGTTTTCATGGCACGCGCCACCGCACCAATATTGCCCGGGTGCGACGGCCGGCAAAGTACGATCCGTTGGCAATCCAGGAAAGCACACGTGGGAAATAGCGGCATAGAAAAATCTTCAGTCATGAGTAATTCATCGCCAGGAAAGGTTCGGCAAAAGGTTAAGGAAAAGCCGGGGCATCAGTCGACCAGCAGCGAGCCAACAGGTACAATACGGCCATTCGCGCGAACGAATGTCGTTTGCCACTTGCTCTGTGTCCCTGATATGCATCCCTTTCTTAATGTTGCCGTTAAGGCCGCACGCCGTGCTGGTCAAATCATTAACCGAGCTGCGCTCGAAATAGATAACCTTCAGGTTAATCGCAAAGGTCAAAGTGACTATGTCACCCAGGTTGATCGTGCGGCGGAGGATGCCATCAAGGAAATCCTGATGGAAGCCTATCCGAGTCACAGCATTCTAGCTGAAGAGTCGGGCAGTACTGGCGCCGACAATGCTGAATTCCAGTGGATCATCGACCCGCTCGACGGCACCACCAATTTTATTCATGGCTTTCCGCAGTACGCGGTATCGATCGCCCTCACCCAGAACGGTCAGTTGGTTCATGGCGTGATCTACGATCCTATGCGTAATGAACTATTCACCGCCAGCAAAGGTCGTGGTGCATTCCTGAATGATCGCCGGATTCGGGTCAGCCGCCGTGATCGTCTCGCTGATTCATTGATCGGCACAGGCTTTCCCTATCGCGTCTTTGATCGCGTCGACAACTACATGGGCGCCTTCAAAGAACTGACCGAAAAAACCGCCGGCATGCGCCGTCCAGGTGCTGCCTCCCTCGACCTGGCCTATGTGGCTGCCGGCCGACTCGATGGCTTCTGGGAATTCGGTCTGGCCCCTTGGGACATGGCCGCTGGTACGCTCATGATTCTGGAAGCCGGTGGCTTTGTCACGGATCTCAACGGCGATGGTGATTTTCTGAAGACCGGTGACGTAGTCGCTGGCGCCCCCAAGGTACACAACCCGTTGCTACAAATTGTTCAGAAACATCTGACAAAGGCTAACGCCTGATTGAGCTTGCCCGGGGTCATTGCTGACATGAGCAAAAAGAGCGCCGCTGCGGAGACCCCGGAACCCACTTTGACGCCGATGATGCGTCAATATCTAGCGATTAAGGAAAGCGTACCCGATACGCTGCTCTTCTATCGCTTGGGTGATTTCTACGAGCTTTTTCATGGCGATGCCGAAAAGGCCGCACGGATTCTCGATATCACCCTGACCAAACGCGGTCAGACGCCCATGGCTGGCGTGCCCTTTCATGCTGCGGATCAGTACATTGCCCGCCTGATTAAAGCCGGAGAATCCGTCGCCATCTGCGAACAGATTGGCGACCCGGCAACATCCAAAGGCCCCGTTGAGCGGGCCATCAGCCGCATCGTCACACCGGGGACCGTCAGTGATGCCACGCTAATGGATGAGCGCCGCGAAAACCATCTCATGGCGCTTTACCCCTCTGGCGCCCGTTGGGGCGCTGCCTGGGTTTCTCTGGCTGCGGGGCGCATCACGCTTGCCGAAATCCCTGCGGATCAGATTTCCACCCTGCTCGGCCGTGTCGAACCTTCTGAATTATTGATTCCAGAAACTCAGCCGTGGCTGGAATCCAATCAGCGACCCTTGCGTCGGGCCGACTGGCTTTTTGATGCCGATAGCGGTTCACGAACATTATGCCGTGCGCTGAACGTCAATGCCCTCAATGCCTTCGGGATTGATCCCATTGAGGACCAACCGGCACTCGCTGCGACCAGCGCCCTCCTCGACTATATTCAGGCAACCCAGTTACGCAAACCTGAAATGTTAGGAATCAGCCTAGTGCAGGTTGAACGCCCTAACCAATATCTGCGCATGGATGCAATTACCCGGCGCAACCTGGAACTGACCGAATCACTGCGTCTCGCCAGCGGCCCCAACGCCGAGCCCACCACCCTGTTTCACATCCTGGATCAGACCATGACCAGCATGGGAACACGTGCGTTGCGCCATGCGTTGCATCATCCATCGGCAGACGACACCATTCCAGCGAAGCGCCATCAATTGATAGATACGCTACTGGGCAGAACAGATTTGCTGGAACAACTACGCAGCCTGTTCAAGTCTTTTTGCGACATTGAGCGCATCGCAGGACGCATTGCGCTGCAATCCGTGCGTCCACGTGAACTGGCCGCACTGAGAGATACGCTGACGCAATGGCCAGTCCTTGCTGCGCTGCTGGAACAACTTGAAAAAGCCGCGCTTGATCAGACCGTACTCCAGCAACTGACGACCAAGCTTATCCAGAGCGCAGCACCCGCTCAGCTCAGTCAGCTGCTCACGCGTGCGCTGCACATAGAACCCGCGCTTAATGTGCGCGATGGCGGCGTCATTGCTGATGGGTACGACCCTGATCTGGACGAACTGCGCCAGATTCAAACGCATTGCGGCGACTTCCTGCTCGATCTGGAAACACGAGAACGCGCAGCGACCGGCATTACTACCCTTAAGGTGGAATATAACCGGGTGCATGGCTTCTATATCGAAGTCTCGCAAGCTCAGTCGGCAAAAGTGCCCGAGCATTACCGTCGCCGTCAAACGCTTAAAAATGCCGAGCGTTACATCACACCAGAACTCAAAGCCTTCGAAGATAAAGCGCTTTCCGCACAAGACCGCGCACTGGCGCGAGAAAAACAGTTATTCGACGCGTTGCTGCAACAGCTTCAGGCCCACGTCATTGCCCTTAAGTCTGTGGCCAGTGACATTGCCGAGCTCGATCTTGTGGCCAGTTTTGCGCAATCGGCTCACGAGCGCGGTTGGTGCAAACCCAGCTTTAGTCCGATTCCTGAAATCGATATCTGCGATGGCCGTCACCCGGTGGTTGAACAAGCACTGCGTAAAGATGGCAAACCTTTCGTCGAGAACGACACCCGTTTGCATCCAGATCGCCAGTGCCTGCTCATTACCGGCCCCAACATGGGCGGTAAATCAACCTTTATGCGGCAGACCGCACTCATTGTGCTGCTGGCCCGAATCGGCAGTTATGTGCCGGCACGCTCGGCACGCATCGGCCGCATCAACGCCCTCTTTACCCGCATTGGCGCCTCGGATGATCTGGCATCGGGCCGTTCAACTTTTATGGTGGAGATGACCGAAACGGCCGCCATTCTCAACCAGGCAGACGCCAACAGTCTGGTTCTGATGGACGAAATCGGGCGCGGCACCTC
It encodes the following:
- the cysE gene encoding serine O-acetyltransferase, with the translated sequence MFKSIREDIRSIFDRDPAARSTLEIVTCYPGVHAMVFHRVAHRLWTWHFYWLARFISHISRFLTGIEIHPGATIGRRFFIDHGMGVVIGETAIIEDDVTLYHGVTLGGTSWNKGRRHPTLKSGVVVGAGAKVLGPITIGAGARVGSDAVVVKDIPAGATAVGNPARIIENEKTQDLSAQASKLGFTAYAINRDASDPYAKALHALLEHAAETDLRLEHLLKKLEASGMQVAEANSVADKFDPQYLSKIVD
- the mutS gene encoding DNA mismatch repair protein MutS yields the protein MSKKSAAAETPEPTLTPMMRQYLAIKESVPDTLLFYRLGDFYELFHGDAEKAARILDITLTKRGQTPMAGVPFHAADQYIARLIKAGESVAICEQIGDPATSKGPVERAISRIVTPGTVSDATLMDERRENHLMALYPSGARWGAAWVSLAAGRITLAEIPADQISTLLGRVEPSELLIPETQPWLESNQRPLRRADWLFDADSGSRTLCRALNVNALNAFGIDPIEDQPALAATSALLDYIQATQLRKPEMLGISLVQVERPNQYLRMDAITRRNLELTESLRLASGPNAEPTTLFHILDQTMTSMGTRALRHALHHPSADDTIPAKRHQLIDTLLGRTDLLEQLRSLFKSFCDIERIAGRIALQSVRPRELAALRDTLTQWPVLAALLEQLEKAALDQTVLQQLTTKLIQSAAPAQLSQLLTRALHIEPALNVRDGGVIADGYDPDLDELRQIQTHCGDFLLDLETRERAATGITTLKVEYNRVHGFYIEVSQAQSAKVPEHYRRRQTLKNAERYITPELKAFEDKALSAQDRALAREKQLFDALLQQLQAHVIALKSVASDIAELDLVASFAQSAHERGWCKPSFSPIPEIDICDGRHPVVEQALRKDGKPFVENDTRLHPDRQCLLITGPNMGGKSTFMRQTALIVLLARIGSYVPARSARIGRINALFTRIGASDDLASGRSTFMVEMTETAAILNQADANSLVLMDEIGRGTSTFDGLALASAVLKQVLRQNKSLTLFATHYFELTRLSEKFKPLENVHLNAVEHHDRIVFLHRVQPGPANQSYGIEVASLAGIPASVVRDARRTLLELESQSIQHSPMQAEGSNQTDFFDSNDASATDLIAEAATTQQRTPVDALLDDLDPDSLTPRQALDALYQLKNLSRQS
- a CDS encoding inositol monophosphatase family protein, whose amino-acid sequence is MHPFLNVAVKAARRAGQIINRAALEIDNLQVNRKGQSDYVTQVDRAAEDAIKEILMEAYPSHSILAEESGSTGADNAEFQWIIDPLDGTTNFIHGFPQYAVSIALTQNGQLVHGVIYDPMRNELFTASKGRGAFLNDRRIRVSRRDRLADSLIGTGFPYRVFDRVDNYMGAFKELTEKTAGMRRPGAASLDLAYVAAGRLDGFWEFGLAPWDMAAGTLMILEAGGFVTDLNGDGDFLKTGDVVAGAPKVHNPLLQIVQKHLTKANA
- a CDS encoding RNA methyltransferase — its product is MTEDFSMPLFPTCAFLDCQRIVLCRPSHPGNIGAVARAMKTMSLVSGTQLFLVNPLCEIDAVAVRRASGAADLVNTCQIVASLDEALIGCTGAFGMTVRARELGPEPMSPRAAVATAKAIWQQGGAVGACSAFVFGNETNGLTNEELQRCRAEVSIATNPDYGSLNLGAAVQIMTYLLREASGSQSAVNSGATRYASALATVDAVEGFYGQLEAALIQVGFHDPMRPRRLMPKIRRIFERTHLETDEVNILRGVVAALSQGIKVD